From the Thunnus albacares chromosome 24, fThuAlb1.1, whole genome shotgun sequence genome, one window contains:
- the LOC122976364 gene encoding OX-2 membrane glycoprotein-like isoform X1 has translation MKMFRFLILTGLLLKAWASQISGYGNTTADYGGDAYYRCTLQNPTGVLQVTWQRLFKDESIENLATYSKRFGQQVNEPYREKLMFTEASLNSSSITVRNVTWEDESCYICSFNVYPDGSQRRQTCLTVQGISEVKTDVQVTDRGKEEKDVKVVFSCSATGKPAPSIQWVVSPPATSSEETKTMTATNSDHTFTSSRNITLKVSADWKGDVDCLVNSGKRGERMQRIPFSLHPEHVEDKKAEGGGMSSSGIALLIAAVMFLSCIVVAAVIQRKRLKGDRRFEHAENLSNV, from the exons ATGAAAATGTTTCGTTTCCTGATACTAACCGGTTTGCTGTTGAAAG ccTGGGCGTCACAGATCAGTGGATATGGAAATACAACAGCTGATTACGGCGGTGACGCGTATTACAGGTGCACACTTCAAAACCCCACAG GTGTGCTCCAGGTCACGTGGCAGAGGCTGTTCAAGGATGAGTCCATAGAGAATTTGGCAACCTACAGCAAGCGGTTTGGACAGCAAGTGAACGAGCCTTACCGGGAAAAACTAATGTTCACAGAGGCATCTCTCAACTCATCATCTATCACTGTGAGGAATGTAACATGGGAGGATGAGAGCTGTTATATTTGCTCGTTCAATGTGTATCCAGATGGGTCCCAAAGAAGACAGACTTGCCTCACAGTGCAAG GAATATCCGAGGTGAAAACAGACGTGCAAGTTacagacagaggaaaagaggagaaagatgtGAAGGTTGTGTTTAGCTGCTCTGCAACAGGTAAACCAGCTCCCTCCATTCAGTGGGTCGTTTCACCTCCTGCAACCAGCTCAGAAGAAACAAAGACTATGACAGCGACAAACAGTGACCACACATTTACCAGCAGCCGCAACATCACACTGAAAGTATCTGCAGACTGGAAAGGAGATGTGGATTGTCTGGTGAACAGtggaaagaggggagagaggatgCAGAGGATTCCTTTTTCTTTACatcctgaacatgtggaggacaAGAAAGCGGAAG GTGGAGGAATGTCGTCATCAGGGATTGCACTTCTGATTGCAGCTGTAATGTTTCTTTCCTgcattgttgttgctgctgtgatCCAGCGAAAAAG GTTAAAGGGTGACAGAAGATTTGAACATGCTGAAAACTTGAGTAATGTTTGA